TGAGCCGCGCCGGACTGTCAGGCCTCAGCCAGGTGCTGCGCGCCCGCACCGCCATAGAACCTGCAGAACCGCTGGGCGTGAATGTCGAGCGCGACGAACTGGCGTTTTACCCCATGCTCTATTGGCCCATCCTGCCCACCCAGCAGGCCCTCTCGTCCGAGGCGCTGGCCCGCGTTGATGCCTACATGAAGCGCGGCGGCACTATTTTGTTCGACACAATGGATCACCAGCGCGTCAGTGCTGTTGGGTCATCGCCTGGCAATGACGCCCTGCGTGCCCTGCTCGGCAACCTTGATGTGCCCCCGCTTGAACCCGTGGGCGAAGGCCATGTGCTGACCAAGGCGTTTTATCTGCTGCGCACGTTTCCCGGTCGCTGGGCGGGCGGCGACCTGTGGGTGGAAGCGCGCGGCGACGACATTGCAAGTCCCGGCACGCTCAATCAGGACGGCGTGACGCCGCTGCTGATCGGCTCCAATGACTTTGCCGCGGCATGGGCCATTGATGCACGCGGCCTGCCCATGGCGCAGCCCGTGCCCGGCGGTGAGCGCCAGCGCGAAATGGCGCGGCGCTTTGGCGTCAACCTCGTGATGTATGCGCTTACCGGCAACTACAAGGCAGACCAGGTACACGTACCTGCCTTGCTTGAAAGGCTCGGCCAGTGATGCCCACGTCCGGCTGGCAACTCACATTCTCTCCCCTGGTCGCCGACTGGCTTCTGGTGGTCGGCATTTTGCTGGTCATCTCCCTTACGGCACTCAGTGTGTGGCGACGCGGTGCTGGCACATGGTGGCGACTGGCCGCCTGTGCCGCCGTACTGGTCGCCCTGCTCAACCCATCCGCGCTGCGCGAGGAACGAGACCCGGTCACGGATGTGGCCGTCATCGCCATTGACCGGTCACAGTCCAACACTCTCAACAACCGGGCCGAACTCACCGACACGGTTGCCGCCGCCCTGCGCGAAAAGATCACCGCCGAAAACGGCCTCGACCTGCGCATCGTCGATATCACCGACACGCTTGGCAGCACATCATCAGACACTGCGGGCGGCACACAGCTTTTCTCGGCGATCGAGGATGCCATCGCCGATGTGCCGCCGGAACGGCTGGCCGGCATCATTGCCATTACCGACGGGCAGATTCACGATAGCGCGCCCCGCGCCATCGCTGATTCAGGTGCACCCTTTCATGCGCTGCTCACCGGCAGCAACGACGAAGCAGACCGCATCCTCACAATCGAGGAAGCCCCGCGCTTTGCCATTGTGGGTGAAGAGATGACCCTCAAGCTGCGCGTTGATGATGTGGGCGCGGGCGACAGCGTGGCCATTGCAGGCATTACGGTCAGCATTGATGGCGAAGCCCTGCCAACACTCTCTGTCACCACTGGCAGCACCCAGAGCATTACCCTTGAGCTTGAACACGGCGGCGAAAATGTCATTGAGATTGAAGCCGCCCCCGGCCCCGCCGAACTCACACTCGAAAACAACCGCGCCGTTGTAGTCGCCAACGGCATCCGCGATCGGCTGCGGGTGTTGCTGGTGTCCGGCGAACCCCATGCAGGCGAACGCACATGGCGTAACCTGCTGAAGGCCGACCCTGCCGTTGATCTGGTGCATTTCACTATTTTGCGCCCGCCCGAAAAACAGGACGGCACACCGATCAACGAATTGTCGCTGATCGCCTTTCCTACCCGCGAGCTGTTTTCGGTCAAACTCAAAGAGTTTGATCTGGTGATATTCGACCGCTACCGGCGGCGCGGCGTGCTGCCCATCGCCTACCTCCAAAATGTCGCCAATTATGTGGACGATGGCGGCGCGCTCTTGATGGCCGTGGGGCCTGACTTTGCCTCGCCGTTTTCAATCTTCCGCACGCCGCTGGCTGGCGTGCTGCCCGCAGCACCCACGGGTGACGTGTTTGCGCAGGGTTATTACCCCACGGTGACGCCGCTGGGTCAGCGCCACCCGGTCACATCCGGGCTGCCCGGTGCGGACCAGTCACCGCCCAACTGGGGCCGCTGGTTCCGCCTGATTGATACCGAACAGGCGTCAGGCGACGCATTGATGGAAGGCCCCGGCAACCGGCCATTGATGGTGCTGGACCGGGTGGGCGAAGGTCGCGTGGCGCAACTGCTGTCGGACCATGCCTGGCTTTGGACGCGCGGCTTTGAGGGCGGCGGCCCACAGGCTGAAATGCTGCGCCGCCTCGCCCACTGGCTGATGAAAGAGCCGGACCTTGAAGAAGAAAAACTACGGGCCACAGCAACGGGCGGCACACTGACGGTGACCCGCCAGACCATGGCCGAGGAAGCACCCCCCGTCACCGTAACCGCCCCCGATGGCACAACACAGCAGCTTGAACTGGCCGCCGATGGCCCCGGCCGCTTCACAGCGCGCATGGACATCAACCAGATGGGTCTGTATCGGCTGGACGATGGCGAGAAAAAAACCATCACCGCCGCAGGCCCCCTCAACCCCAAGGAGTTTGCCGATGTGCGCGTGACAGACGCACATGTCGCTACTCTCGCAGACGAAACAGGCGGTGGCATCCGCTACATGTCAGCCGCCGACACACCCGACATTCGCCGTATCCGCCCTGGACGCGACGCATCCGGGGCAAGCTGGATTGGCCTCAATGCCAAAAGTGAATATGCCGTGCGCGCTGTCAGCGAACACACCCTGATCCGCCCCGAACTCGCATTACTGTTCGCGCTGGGCGCTTTCATGCTGGCATGGCGGCGTGAAGGCCGCTGACGCACAGGCCGCTGACGCACCGGCCACTCGACGGCTAGGCCACAGCCTCTGCACCCGTCGGCCGCACCATCTCTCCAGCCACACCATTGGAAGCACCCGGCACAAGTTCACGCCACAGCAACCGCGACGGATCAAACGGCTGCGGCATGGAAATGCTGCCGATGGGCACCGTGCTGAAGCCCGCGCGCTGGTAATACGGCAGGTCGCCCACAAGCACGACCAGCCGATGCCCCGCCGCTTTCGCCGCATCCAGGCTTATACGCATCAACGCCATGCCCGCGCCTTTGCCCTGCAGATCAGGCGACACCGCCAGCGGCCCAAGCAGCAACGCAGGGGTCATAACATCATCCGCATTCGGACCAATTGAAATCGGCCAGTAACGGATGCTGCCCGCCAGATGGTCGTGTCCCGGCGTGGTGTACTCAGCCACGAATGACAGGTCATCAAGCGGCTCAACGCCTTCACGCAGTCGATAAGAGGCCTTTGCCAGCCGCCCCGGTCCGAAGGCCAGGTCAAGCAGGGTTTCAACGGCATGGTCATGGCCCGACGTCTGGGCCCGCAGCACATAAGGCACAGCGTCAGTTGAGGTTGAAGTCATAAGACAAAGTATCCTGAGCACCCGGCATAAGGGCAAGCAAAACGAAATCCGCGTCTGTTGCCCTGCTGGCCGCCTGTGCCGGTGTTACGCGGCGGCTGCAGGATGCACGAGACCCGTTGCGCGCTTGAAAAAGCGCGGCATGGGTCGTCGTCGCTGGCAGCTCAGGGTGAACACAGGCCTCGCGCCCTCTTCAAATCTCAGGAAAATTTGGAATATCACGCAGCGCCACATGACGTAAAGCCTGTTGGACCTAAGCGCCTCATCGGGCTAGTTTGCCCGCCAAAGTCACCACGACAACAAACGCAACAGGAGGAAATCGTCAGATGGGTGTTCTTGACGGAAAAGTGGTTCTGGTCACCGGCGCTGCGCGCGGCATCGGCAAGGAATGCGCCGTGCTGGCGGCACGCGAAGGCGCGAAAGTCGTCATCAACGATCTGGGTGGCAGTGTCGCCGGTGGCGATGCGGGCGACGCCAGCCCGGCTCAGGAAGTGGCCGACGAGATCAAGGCTGCGGGCGGCGAAGCCGTTGCCAACTCCGACAGCGTGAGCGACCGCAAGGGCGCTGATCACATGGTGCAGCAGGCCATGGACGAGTTCGGCGGCCTCAACGTGGTCATCAACCCCGCCGGCATTCTGCGCGACAAGATGTTCCACAAGATGGACGACGAAGACTGGGACGCCGTCATCAATGTGCATCTCAATGGCGCCTACAACGTGGCCCGCGCATCCATAAATCACTTCCGTGAGCAGGAAGACGGTGCCTATGTGCTGTTCACCTCCACCAGCGGCATCATCGGCAACATCGGTCAGGCCAATTACGCGGCCGCCAAAATGGGCGTCGCCGGGCTGTCACGCATCATCGCGATGGAAGGCGCCATGAAGAACGTGCGCTCCAACATCATTGCGCCGTTCGCCTGGACCCGGATGATTGCAACGATCCCGGTAAAGGACGAAGCCTCCGCCCAGCGCGTGGACCGCATGAAAAACGCCATGCGCGCCGACCAGGTGGCCCAGCTCGCCATCGGCCTGTCGGCACCCAGCGATGTGTCAGGACAGATTTTTGTCGCCCGCGGCAATGAAATATTCCTGATGAGCCAGCCGCGCCCGCTGCGTGGCATGACCCGCCTTGAAGGCTGGTCGCCGGAGACACTGCTCAGTCATGGCTTCCCCGCCATGAAGCAGGACATGCTTGACCTCGGCAACACCGGCAGCGTGTTTACCTGGGAACCGATCTAGGCCAAGCAGTCAAAACTGCATGTCACGGCAAAGGGGCGGCGCCAAAAGCGCCGCCCCTAATCCATTGCGGCAGTCCCGAACGCATTATTCAGAGTCTTCAACCAGACCCGCGCGCCAGACATCCTGCGGCCGATCTCCATCGTAGCGCACAGACATGGGCAAGGACTTGTGGAACGCGGCAAGTGCCGGATCGTTTGATACGTCAACGCCCACCTCGACGGCGCTGATGATGCACGGATCGTTGTCGCTACGGTTGATACCACCCAGCGACTGGGTACATTGGCGCTGCGCCGTATTGACGATGCGCCGTTGGGCCTGCTCAAGCGCACGCAAGGCATCTTCATCCTGCGGCAGTACATAAGGAGCAGGACTATCGTCCTGCGCGCCGCTGTCGGCCATGGAAACCCCGGGCAGACAAAGTACGGCAGCCGTCACAATCACCGCCCCGCGCATAGCTGCGTCAGACATAATCGTCGCAAATCGAGCCATTTGAAATCCTCTCTGGCACCGGACAAACGGGGCCACTGATTATTTTCTCTTTGCCAGCAGCATTATCCTGCCAGCCTCTTTCTGCAGAGTTTGGATGGCAAAGGATCATGACGATATTCAGGCAGTCAGCGACGTGGATGCAATCACGGTCAAGGCCGCCGAAGGATCGATAGCCGGGATACTGCCTGGCGACATACCGGCGTAAATCAGGCAAAAGAAAACCCCGCCACGCGTTTGCGTGGCGGGGTCTTTGTCGCCAGGCGACGAAAGCGCAGACGCAGTTACTCGGCTACGGCTTCTTCAACAACTTCTTCTGTTGTTTCTTCAACAGTCACATCTTCCTCAACTGCTTCTTCAGAAGCAGCGTCTTCGACGGCGGCTTCTTCGGCAACAGTTTCGTCAGCCATAACTTCTTCAGCAACAACTTCTTCAACAACGGCGTCTTCCGCGTAAGCGGGCGCACCAAATGCAAGGCCAAGGGCAAGCACAGCAGCACCAGACAGCGCGGCATTCTTCAGATCAAAACCCATATCAGTCTCCATGTGCGCAGGATTTTGGGCAGTTCATGCCAAAAGATCCCGCGATATTCCGCGCTGCCAGAAATCAGGCAGAAGTCGGATTTAAAAAAAGGTAGCCCCCGCTATCACGCTTGAAGGTTTTTCCGGACAGGTAAACCTGCGGTCCGGTACCCTCATGCTCGTGCGCGCTCGGCACGGATCGGTGCAGATCAGCATTGTCACATCACTCTCACCGAAGTGTCATATTTTACCCGATTCAAGGCAAAATTGCGGCGTAACATGGCTTGCGAACGTTCTTCCGCAGGAAAAATCAGGTGTACAGAACGCTCATCACCCACTGCGGCACGCCGGTATAGATCGACGCAATATACAGCCCATAGGCCAGCAGGAACGCCGCGCCTTCGGCCCGCGAAATCCGCCGCCCGCTCATCATCACCGGCACCATGATGGCCGTGGCGGCAACCATCACCCACACGTCATACCGCGCAATCTGGTCGGCCACCGGCGCGCTGCCCATGGCGGCGGTGACGCCCAGAATAAGCAGCAGATTGGATATGTTGGAGCCGATGATATTGCCGACGGCAACACCTGCCTGCCCCCGCAACGCGGCAAGTCCTGATACGGCAAGCTCCGGCAAGGATGTGCCGACCGCCACCAGCGACAGGCCGATCACCGCCTCAGACACACCGGCACTGCGCGCGATGTCTGAAGCCCCCTGCACCAGAAAATCCGCCCCCAGAATGACGCCCACGAGCCCGACAAGAATAGCCGGAATGGCGGCAAGAAACGTCGGCGGAATGCCCTTGTATTCAGCCACCTCCGCCACCCGCCGCTCTGAGGAGGGAGCGTTGCGTATAACCTCAGACCAATAGCTGTAGGTCAGATACAGGATCAGCAGCACCAGCATCGCCACGCCCTGCGTCACCGTAATGATGCCCGTGAGCGCCACCATGGCAACCGCAAAGCTGACCGCCAGCACAAACATGCCGTCGCGGAACACCATGCGCGGATCACACGTGATGGGCTGGATGAGCGCCGTTACCGCGAGCACCAGCAAAATGTTTGAGATGTTGGAGCCGATGACACTGCCAATGGCAATGTCGGGAGTGCCGGCCATCGCCGCGTTGATGGCCACCGTAAGCTCCGGCGTCGAGGTGCCGATCGCCACAACGGTCAGACCGACAAACACCGGCGAGATGGACAACCGCTCCGCCAGCGCCACAGCACCGCGAATAAGCGCCTCACCCCCACCAGCCAGCAATACCAGGCCGCCCAGAACCAACAGATAACTCATTGCCGACTTTCGTGCTTCATTGCGGTTTCACCGGACACCCCGGATTGCGCCACACTAACATGCCACTCAGGGCGTTAAAGCACCGTGCAGCCCGTGAACTTCATAAGGCGCGATAGCATAGGCATATGACACATGCCACATCCTCATTCTAAGATGCCTGAAAACAAGAGCATCACCATTGAGGGAAGGCCCGCAGCATGTCAGGTTTCAAAGACTACGATCAGTATGACGCACTTGGCCTGGCCCACCTGGTGGCCAAGGGCGATGTGACCCCCGGCGAGCTGCTGGATGAAGCCATCAACCGGCTGGAAGCCGTGAACGGCACCCTCAATGCCGTCACCCTCAAGCACTATGACGAAGCCCGCGCGTCGATTGATGCAGGTTTGCCGGACGGCCCGTTCAAGGGCGTTCCGTTTTTGCTCAAAGACCTGCATCTGCTGATGAAAGGCACCATCACCACCTTTGGGTCTGCCGCCTTCAGGGACAACATGGCCGACCATGATTCGACCCTGACCGAGCGCTATCGCAAAGCCGGCATGGTGATTTTCGGCAAGACAAACACCCCTGAGTTCGGCCTTGCGGGCACCACCGAGCCACGCCTGTTTGGCCCCACCCGAAACCCGTGGAACACGGAGCATTCCCCCGGCGGGTCATCAGGTGGTGCGGCCGCCGCTGTGGCGGCCGGTGTGCTGCCCATCGCCAATGCCTCTGACGGCGGTGGCTCAATCCGCATTCCCGCAGCTGCCTGCGGCCTGTTCGGCATGAAGCCCACCCGTGCCCGCACCCCCATGGGGCCGGACCGGGGCGAAGGCTGGGGCGGCATGTCCATCAGCCATGCCGTCAGCCGTACCGTGCGCGACAACGCAGCGTTGCTGGACGCCACCTGCGGCCCCGCCCCCGGCGACCCGTATCACTGCCCTGCCCCAGCCCGGCCTTTTCTGCAGGAAGTCACAACAACACCGCGCGCCCTGCGCATTGCCATGACGGCAACCGG
The window above is part of the Pyruvatibacter sp. genome. Proteins encoded here:
- a CDS encoding N-acetyltransferase codes for the protein MTSTSTDAVPYVLRAQTSGHDHAVETLLDLAFGPGRLAKASYRLREGVEPLDDLSFVAEYTTPGHDHLAGSIRYWPISIGPNADDVMTPALLLGPLAVSPDLQGKGAGMALMRISLDAAKAAGHRLVVLVGDLPYYQRAGFSTVPIGSISMPQPFDPSRLLWRELVPGASNGVAGEMVRPTGAEAVA
- a CDS encoding SDR family NAD(P)-dependent oxidoreductase, whose translation is MGVLDGKVVLVTGAARGIGKECAVLAAREGAKVVINDLGGSVAGGDAGDASPAQEVADEIKAAGGEAVANSDSVSDRKGADHMVQQAMDEFGGLNVVINPAGILRDKMFHKMDDEDWDAVINVHLNGAYNVARASINHFREQEDGAYVLFTSTSGIIGNIGQANYAAAKMGVAGLSRIIAMEGAMKNVRSNIIAPFAWTRMIATIPVKDEASAQRVDRMKNAMRADQVAQLAIGLSAPSDVSGQIFVARGNEIFLMSQPRPLRGMTRLEGWSPETLLSHGFPAMKQDMLDLGNTGSVFTWEPI
- a CDS encoding calcium/sodium antiporter, encoding MSYLLVLGGLVLLAGGGEALIRGAVALAERLSISPVFVGLTVVAIGTSTPELTVAINAAMAGTPDIAIGSVIGSNISNILLVLAVTALIQPITCDPRMVFRDGMFVLAVSFAVAMVALTGIITVTQGVAMLVLLILYLTYSYWSEVIRNAPSSERRVAEVAEYKGIPPTFLAAIPAILVGLVGVILGADFLVQGASDIARSAGVSEAVIGLSLVAVGTSLPELAVSGLAALRGQAGVAVGNIIGSNISNLLLILGVTAAMGSAPVADQIARYDVWVMVAATAIMVPVMMSGRRISRAEGAAFLLAYGLYIASIYTGVPQWVMSVLYT
- a CDS encoding amidase, which codes for MSGFKDYDQYDALGLAHLVAKGDVTPGELLDEAINRLEAVNGTLNAVTLKHYDEARASIDAGLPDGPFKGVPFLLKDLHLLMKGTITTFGSAAFRDNMADHDSTLTERYRKAGMVIFGKTNTPEFGLAGTTEPRLFGPTRNPWNTEHSPGGSSGGAAAAVAAGVLPIANASDGGGSIRIPAAACGLFGMKPTRARTPMGPDRGEGWGGMSISHAVSRTVRDNAALLDATCGPAPGDPYHCPAPARPFLQEVTTTPRALRIAMTATGPNGNRADADVQAGLDATAKLLEQLGHTVVEDAPQIDAGEMALAQVGLIASSTALALDQRSAALGRPVSQQDVEHITWAIAENGRALSGPDYARGSLLIHQFGRKVADFMTDTYDVLLSPTLALPPVPLGTVNMNSDDIAAYLDINARYMPYAGLFNMTGQPSMSVPLHWTDTGLPVGMMFTGAFGDEATLFQLAGQLEQAQPWADKRPPVHAGS